The window AATATGGCGGAACTGGCGGAGGGGTGTTTGAGCTATGCCTTGCCGTGGAAGAGCTCTGCAAAATTGATGGAGGAATTGCTTTGGTATTAGCTGCCACAGCCCTGGCTGCTTTTCCTATTATGCTTTTTGGTAACGATGAACAGAAGAAGAAATATCTCCCGGATATTGCAGCGGGTAAGAAATTGGCAGCCTTTGCTCTCACTGAGCCAGGTGCTGGTTCCGATGCCTCAGCTATTCAGACCACTGCTAAGAAAGAAGGGGACAGCTATATCCTGAATGGCACGAAATGCTTCATTACCAATGGAGGGGAAGCACAAATTTATATAGTAATTACCATGACCGACAAAACAAAAGGTTCCCGGGGAGCATCTGCCTTCATTGTGGAAAAAGATACTCGTGGATTCTCATTTGGAAAGAAAGAGAAAAAGATGGGAATTCGCGGCTCTGCGACAAGAGAACTGATTTTCAATGAGTGCAAAGTTCCTAAAGAAAACCTTTTAGGTAGAGAAGGTCAAGGATTTATAATTGCCTTGAAAACTTTCGACGTTTCTCGTCCGGGAGTGGCTGCTCAGGCTCTGGGGATTGCTGCTGGTGCTCTGGAGGATGCGATTAATTATTCCAGGGAGAGAGAACAGTTCGGACAGTCCATCTCTTCCTTTCAGGCAATCCAGCATCTTTTAGCTGATATGGCCACTGAAGTGGAGGCAGCTCGAGCATTAATCTATGCTACTGCCAGGATGATCGATAAAGGCCCAAAAACGAGAACTACCAAAGAGTCGGCGATGTGTAAACTCCTTGCTTCCGACGTGGCTATGAAGGTTACCACTGACGCTGTTCAAGTTTACGGAGGCTATGGATATATGCGCGAGTATCCCGTGGAAAAACGAATGCGTGATGCCAAGATTACCCAGATTTACGAAGGGACAAACCAGGTTATGAGAAATGAGATAGCACTTGCCCTGATAAAGGAAGCGGCTAGGAAAAAGAAATGAATTTCATTGTCTGCATTAAACAGGTCCCAGGAACTACAGAGGTAAAGATTGACCCTAAAACAAACACTTTGATTCGCGAGGGGGTCGAATCGATTGTAAACCCATTCGATAGTTATGCGATTGAGGAAGCTTTGAGACTCAAAGAGAGAATGGGAGGAAAGGTAACTGTAATTTCCATGGGACCTCCACAAGCTGAATCGGCTCTCCGAGAAGCTTTATCTATGGGATGCGATGAAGCCATCCTCCTTACTGACCGTGCCTTTGCAGGAAGTGATACCTTAGCCACTTCCTATACTCTGGCGTGCGGGATCAAGAAGATAGGAGAATTTGGGCTGGTCATCTGTGGTAAACAGGCTATTGATGGAGATACAGCACAGGTCGGTCCGGGG is drawn from bacterium and contains these coding sequences:
- a CDS encoding acyl-CoA dehydrogenase family protein gives rise to the protein MEYFLSEEQKMICELARRIAEEKIKPVREHYDETEEFPWPIVEELAKADLCGVYIPEEYGGTGGGVFELCLAVEELCKIDGGIALVLAATALAAFPIMLFGNDEQKKKYLPDIAAGKKLAAFALTEPGAGSDASAIQTTAKKEGDSYILNGTKCFITNGGEAQIYIVITMTDKTKGSRGASAFIVEKDTRGFSFGKKEKKMGIRGSATRELIFNECKVPKENLLGREGQGFIIALKTFDVSRPGVAAQALGIAAGALEDAINYSREREQFGQSISSFQAIQHLLADMATEVEAARALIYATARMIDKGPKTRTTKESAMCKLLASDVAMKVTTDAVQVYGGYGYMREYPVEKRMRDAKITQIYEGTNQVMRNEIALALIKEAARKKK
- a CDS encoding electron transfer flavoprotein subunit beta/FixA family protein, whose protein sequence is MNFIVCIKQVPGTTEVKIDPKTNTLIREGVESIVNPFDSYAIEEALRLKERMGGKVTVISMGPPQAESALREALSMGCDEAILLTDRAFAGSDTLATSYTLACGIKKIGEFGLVICGKQAIDGDTAQVGPGIAEKLGVPAITYVKKIEEINETRIRVERMMEEGYEVIETGFPALITVVKEINEPRLPSLKGMVRAKKAEIHKWNASDIACEKSRIGQSGSPTIVNKIFTPPPHKGGETILGDPEEQVQKLVEKLRQAKVI